CCCACGTCCGCGAGCTTCTCTCAAGGAACGACGACCCGCATCGGCGGATCCCGCCGGCCCCGGCCTTCCCTCCGGAGGCGGCGGCGTATTGCGCGGTCGTCGAGGCGGTCTTCGAGACCGTCAGGCAGCGCTACGAGCTCCGTCCCCCCAGGCTGCCGCAGATGGAACCGGTCGAGCTGTTTTCCGTGATCGAGGAACCGGTCGCCTGACGGGCGCGCCGCGGCCGCGTCGGTCGGGGGGCATCCCGCATACCCGATCGACGGCGCAAGACCGCCCGCTAGATTCGGCGGGCCGCGCCTGCGCGTGTTGCGCGGACGCGGTCCAGGAGGTTTTCGTCGAACACCGGGTCGGCCTCGACCGGCGCATGTTGCGCCAGCGCAATCGCCGCTGCCTGGACGCAATGGGTACGGTAGTAGGCTGCCGTAAGGGCGGTCAGGACGCGGGCGAAGGGCTCCGGCGCCTCCCGCGCGAGCTCGGCCGTCCGTTCGATGCGCGTCTCGGCCGGCGCGTCGGCGACGCGCCGCGCCGCGGCAGCGAGCCACCGGCCGTCCTCCTCGCTCAGCGGGAGAACTGGGCCCTCGCGGAGCGCGACCGACGCCGGTGGAAAATGCTTGTCGCCGGGGAGCAGAATGTCGAACAAGGCTGCCGAGGCAGCCCATAGTGGATGGGGAATCGCCATCCACGCCTCCTTTGTCTAACAGTCAGACACATCCTACCGTCCCGCAATCGCCCTGCCCAGGAGAACCGACCCCATGCCCGCCGCCACCCAACTCGCCATCGTCGGCCTCGGACGCTGGGGCAAGGTCCTCGTCGACTCGGTGCAGAACAAGAGCGAGACCGTCCGCTTCGTCGCCGCCGTCAGCCGCGACCCCGCCCGCATCGCCGCCGACGCCGCCGAGCGAGGCCTCACCACCTACGACAACCTCGACGCCGCGCTCGCCGACCCCGCGGTCGAGGGCATCGTCCTCGCCTCGCCGCACTCGCTGCATGCCGAGCAGATCGCGACCTGCGTCGCCGCCGGAAAGCCGGTGCTGGTGGAGAAGCCCTTCACGCTGACCAGGGCGACCGCCGCCGAAGCGCTCGGCAAGGCGGCCGACGCCGGCGTCCTCGTCACCTCCGCGCACAACCGGCGCTTCCTGACGCCGATCACCAGGCTGAAGGCGATGCTGGACGCGGGCGAGCTCGGCACGCTGCTGCATCTTGAGACGAACTTCTCCTCCAACGTGGTGGGCCGCTACTCCGCCGATCACTGGCGCGTCGCGCCCGGCGAGAGCCCGGCGGGCGGGCTCGCCGGCTCCGGCATCCACCACATCGACGGGATCATCTTCCTCGCCGGGCCGATCAGCGAGGTGTTCGCCGTCTCCTGCCAGCGGGTCCACGAGGTGCCGCTCGACGACACCACCGTCGTCACCATGCGCCTCGCCTCCGGCGCCACGGCCTCGCTGCTGATGATCACCGCGACCACGCCCACCTTCCGCATCGTCGCCTACGGCACGAAGGGCAAGGCCGAGATCAACGGCGACGCGGCCAAGCGCGGGACCGAGACGATGGTGGTCACCGCCCTCGACGGCACCGAGACCCGGCATGAATTCGAGGCGTTCGACATCGAGCGCGCCGAGGTCGAGGCGTTCGCCGCGTCGATCCGCGACGGTGCGCCCGCGCAGGTCCCGGCGGCGGATATCCTCAACGGCATCGCCGCCTTCGAGGCGGTCCCCCGCTCGGCCGAGACCGGCCAGCCGATCAAGCTCTGAACCTCCCGCTGGAGCCGGCGTCCGCGCCGCGCTCCGGCCTCCCCCCGCGCACGCGTCGCGCCCCCGCCCGTCAGGCGCCTCCGCGCCGCGCGCGGCCTCCCGGATAGGACATCGCACCGACACCGAACCGCGGCCGCCCGACGGCGCGGGAGCGATGCCGCGCGTCGTCGTCATGCCGCCGGGTGGCGCGGAAATCCGTGCCCCCCGGGCAGCCGCCGCATTCCTTTGGATTGACTAATTGTCTAACATACTCGCGGTGACTGACGAGAGGCACACATGCACGCACTATCGGACGACGTGAGGCGGAAGCTGATGGGAGTGTCCGTTCCCGCGGTCGTCTCCCTCCTGTGGCGCAACGGCTACAAGAACACGATGCTGTTCGGCCCCCGTCCGGTGAACCCGAACACCAACCGCTTCGTGGGCACCGCCTTCACCGTCCGCACGATCCCGGTCCGCGAGGACTTCGTCGACGCGCAGAACCGTGGCGACCGGCCCAACCTGCAGGCCCAGGCGGTCGCCGAGATCGGCCCCGGCGAAGTGCTCGTGGTCGCGATGGACGGCGAGACCCGCACCGCCTTCATGGGCGACATCATGTCGACCCACCTCGCCGTGAAGGGTGTCGCGGCTGTGGTCACCGACGGCTCGGTGTCGGACGCGGCGATGATCGCCACCATCCCCCTCCCGGTGATCGCCGGCGGCAACGCGGCGACGACGTACCTGTCGCACCGCTACGTCACCGACCTCAATGTGCCGGTGGGCCTCGCGGGCGTCGCGGTGTGTCCGGGCGACGTACTGATGGGCGATGCCAACGGCGTCGTCGTGATCCCCGCCGACATGGCCGAGACGATCGCCGACCTCGCCGTCGAGCGCGAGCTTCTCGAGGAGTTCGTGCTCGCCAGGGTGAAGGACGGCGCCCCGCTCATCGGCACCTATCCGCCCAACGAGGAGACGCTGGCCGCGTTCGAGGCCTGGCGCAAGGCCGAGGGCCGCTGACCCCGCACGGACCCGGCGCCATCACGCGCCGGGTCCCTCCGAAGCCCACCATCCGCGTCCGGACGAACGCGGACGGGCCCCGGGGGTCAGGCGTCAGGCGTCGAAGCGATGCCCGTGGCGCTCCAGTTCCCTCAGGTTGACGCAGCTCCTGAGGCGTCCTTCCGTCAGGTACCCCATCACCGCCCGAGTCGACAGGCGCCGCATGTCGGCAAGACCTTCCGGCGAATAGAAGGCCGCGTGGGGGGTAATGATGAGCCGCCCGTCGAGCCAGCCCTCCCGTGCGCCCCAGGCCGCGATCAGCGGGTGGCTGCGGTCGAGCGGCTCCCTCGGCAGCACGTCGAGCGCGGCCGCGTTGAGCTTGCCCGAGCGCAGGCCACGCTCGATCGCGTCGAGGTCCACCGTCCCCCCGCGCGAGGTGTTGATGAGCACCGCTCCCGGCTTCATCGCCGCGATGGCGTCGTCGTCGATGATCTGCGCCGTCTGCGGCGTCAGCGGGCAATGGACGCTGACGATGTCGGCCTGGGCGAGCAGGTCCTCCAGCGTCGCCGCCCGCGTGAAGCCGAAGGACAGCTCCGTCCCGGCCGGCAGGAAGGGGTCGTAGAACGCGACGGTCATCCCGAACGCCTTCGCCCGCAGCGCCGCCGCGGTGCCGATCCGCCCCATGCCGATGACGCCGAATGTGCGGATCGAGAGGCGCCGCACCGGCGGGAGCGGCAGTGCGTGCGTCCCCCAGGCGTCGTCGCGGGTCCACAACCGCTCGGCGTAGGTCGGGATGCCGCGCGAGAGGGCGAGCATCAGACCGATCGCGTGATCGGCGACCTCCATGGTCCCGTAGTCCGGCGTGTTGCACACCGGGATGCCGCGCGCCGCGCAGGCGTCGAGGTCGATGTGGTTGAAGCCGACGCCGGCCTGCACCACCACCTTGACCGTCGTCATCCCGGCGACGAGGTCGGCCGGGATATAGTGGCGGCTGCGGCAGTTCACGACGGCGTCCGCCCCGTCGAGATCGGCCGGACTCACCGGGTCGTAGCCCGGCCGGAGGATCGTGAACTCGGTGTCCGCCCCCGCCTCGTCGAGCTCGATGTCGGGCGTCCCGTCGAACTGCGGGTCGATGATGGCGATGCGGGTCATGCGGGCTCCGTCGCCACGCCGATTTCAGCGAGCGATTCGTCGATGGCAGCGAGGACGAGGGTCATGTCGCTCTCGTCGAGATCGCCCATGACGCCGATGCGGAAGGTGCCGGCGGCGGTCAGCCGGCCGGGGAAGATGATGAAACCCCGCTTCTCCATCGCCGCGTAGAAGCTCCGGAAATCGTAGGCGGGGTCCGCGGGATCCTTGAAGGTGGCGATGATCGGCGCCGCGATCTCGTCCGGCAGCAGCGTCTCGAACCCGCGCTGGCGCAGACCGTCGACGAGGCGGCGCCAGTTGGCCCGGTAGCGGGCCGCACGCGCCTCCAGCCCCTCCGCCCGGTGCCGCTCGCAGCCCTTTGCGAGCGCCGCCACGACGTGCGTCGGCGGGGTCCAGCGCCACGCTCCCTTCTCCTCCATGAAGCGCCACTGCGCGTGAAGATCGAGCACCACCGCGGGCGACCGGCCGGCGCTCGCCTCGAGCGCGTCGCGGCGTGCGACCACGAGGGCGACGCCGGGGACACTCTCCAGGCACTTGTTGGGGGAGATGAAGATCGCGAGCGCGTCGAGCGCCGCGGCATCGATGGGGAAGCCCCCGAAGGAGGCGACCGCGTCGATCATCAGCTCCTTGCCGTGGCGCCGCGCGACGTCGGCCACCATCGCGACGGGATTGAGGACACCCGTCCCCGTCTCGGCGTGGCAGATCATGATGTGGGTGATCGCCGGGTCGGCCTCCAGCGCCGCCTCGATGTCGGCCTCGGTCGGCAGCGGCAGCATCGGCAGCGACAGGACGGACACCGAGAACCGTGCCCCGGTGGCGATCTCCGCAAGGCGCTGGCCGTAGAACCCGTTCTCCACCACAAGGATGCGGCTCGTCTCGCGCGGGACCAGGGTGTGGAGCCCGGCCTCGACGCCGTAGGTGGCGCTCCCCTGGATCGGCACGCACGCGTGCGTGTCCGTACCGTTGCAGATCTCCAGACAGTAGGCGCGGATGGCGCTGGTCATCGCCATGTGCGTCGCCGCGTTGGGGCTGTGGTCGCGCAGCATCTCGGCCTTGATCTCGGCCGGAACGGTCAGCGGACCGGGCGTCAGAAGGTAGGTCTTCTTCGTTTCTTCCATGGGCCTCCCCTATGCGGCCTGCGCGGCGACGTCCGCGCGAAGCCGCGTCATTTCCTCGTCGAGCCGGACGCGGGCGGCGGCGATGTCGCCGATCACCTCCTCCATCGGCACGGGGCCGACGTCGGCGAGGCGCGGCACGACGGCCTCGAACAGGGCGCGGCGGCGGAGCGGCCTGTGCCCCGGCGCCAACGCCATGAAGAGCGCGTTCATCTCGCACATGGTGGCGTCGTCGAAGAGCGCGTCCCACGCCCCTCGCTCGGGTCCGAGCGCGAAGGCGGGCGGCGGCGCGTTGGTGCGCCGTCCCGCGCGCTCCGCCTCGGTCGCCGCCGCGTCGAGGACGCCGTCCGCGATCACCACGCCGTAGTCCCGCAGCGCCGCGGCTACGCTCACGTAACCGAGGCGGACGTCCGACAGGACGGTCCCGGCCGGGCGCTCCAGCGGGTCGCCGTAGCCGCCGCCGCCGGGCGTCATGATGGTCACGGTATCGCCCGGCTCGGGATGGAAGATGTCGAGCTTGCCGAGGTCGCGCTCGCCCGGCGTGCCGAGGTTGAGGACGACGCGCGCCTTCTCGCCCGGCTGCCCGCCCGCCATGCCCCAGGGCCGGAAGACGAAGCGCTCCATGCCGCGACCGAGCACCGCGCTGCCGGCCCGCGCGATCTTCACCTGGAACACCACGCCCGTGCCGCCGCGCCACCGCCCCGCACCGCCGGAGTCGGCGCGCAGGGCATAGTCGGTGATGATCGCCTCGGCCTCCTCCTCGGTCTTCTCCATCGGCGTGTTGCGCTGGTTGGCGAGCGAGGAATCGCGCCCGTCCACTCCGTCCGCGCCGTCGCGCGCGCCGGTGCCGCCGACCAGCGACTGCAGCACCATCACGTGCCGGTCGCCGGTGCGCGCGTCCTGCTCGACGAGGACGGCAGGAATCATGATGCCCCCGCTGGCCGCCGGCATCACGCCGGGCCGGGCCGCCGACATCGCCCCCACCAGCGCCTCGTTGAGGCGGATGGCGGTCGCCGAGCGGATGCCCACCGCCGCGCCCGGCGTCGGGTTCATCACGGAGCCGCGCGGCGCCTCGACGGTGATGTTCTCGAAGATACCGTGGTTGAGGGGGATCGTCTTGTCGTTGCTGAAGATGAAGTGCATCAGCTTCAGCGTCAGCCACGGGTGGCGGTGGCCACCGGTCGGGATGTTGTAGGCCGAGAGGACCTGCGGGTCCGAACCGGTGAAGTCGAGATGGATCCGCCCGGCATCGGCCGTCAGCGTGCAGCGCACGCGGATCGGGACCCTGGAATTGTAGTCGTCGTCCATCAGGTCCCAGAAGGTGTAGGACCCGTCCGGGATCATCTTCTGGACCGCGAGCGCCTTCGTGGCGGCGACCTCCGCGAGGTCCGCCTGGGCGTCGAGGAAGGTCTCGACCCCGTGCAGCGCGATGAGCTGCCTGACCCGCCGCTCGCCCACCAGAAGCGCCGAGAGCATCGCCTTGATGTCGCCGAGGTTGACGTCGGGCGTGCGGCAGTTGGCGCGGTAGAGGGCGAGGACGTCCTCGTTCATCACCCCCTCCTTCACCAGCTTCAGCGGCGGGATCTGGAGCCCCTCCTGGAAGTTGTCGCTGAAGCGGGGCGAGATCGACGAGGGCACACCGCCGCCGATGTCGGCGGAGTGGATGAAGTCCCACGCGTGGCAGACGATCTCCCCCTCGTGGAAGATCGGCCGGATGAGATGAAGGTCCGGCATGTGCGTCGCCAGCCCCTCGGAGAGGTAGGCGTGGTTGGTGATGACGACGTCGCCGGGACGCAGATCCTTCACGTGGGCGAGTGTCGGCCCGACGTGGCTGTCGAGGAACCCCGAGACGCCCATCACCTTCGGGTAGGCGAAGAAATGCCCTTCCGGGTTGGCGAGCGCGGTGCCGTAGTCGCCCGCCTCCTTCACGTAGGTGGTGCGGGCGGTGCGCTGGAGGGCGATGGCCATCTCCTCGGCGATGGCCGTCACCTTGTGGGACATGATTTCGACGAGGACGGGGTCGAGCCTCATTGCGCCGCCTCCCGCGACAGGTGGAGTGTGCCGAGGCGGTCGGCGACGGCGCGCCAGCCGGGCAGGATCAGCGTGGTGGTGTCCAGCTGCTCGATGATGGCGGGACCGGGTACCACCGCGCCGCGGCCGACGTCGGCGCGCTGGTAGACCGCCGCGCCGACCACCTCGCCGCGATGCCAGAGGGGGCGATGGCCCCTCGGGGCGGGCGCGGTCGCGTCAGGCTCGGGCAGCGCCACCGGGGCGACGCGGCCGATCACCCCGAGGCGCACGGTTGCCGTCTCGATCGGCGTCTCGTCCTCGCGGAACCCGTAGAGGCGGTCGTGCTCCGCGTGGAAGCGGGCAACGATGCCCGCCTCGTCGATGGTGTCGCGCTCGGCCGGCGGCACGATGATCTCGATCTCGTAGGCCTGCCCGCCGTAGCGCAGGTTGAACGAGACGGAGACGTCCGCCTCCCCCACGAGCCGCCCCTCGCGCGAGAGCCAGTCGCGGGCCTCGGCCTCCAGCGCCTCGATGAGGCTCTCGATGGTGGCCCAGCCGGAGCGGCCGGGCATGACCGCGCCGATCGTGTGGCGCGCGGTCCGCACGTAGTCCCGCCGCACGTCGGCGAGGATGGCGCCCAGCGCGCAGAACGTGCCGGGCGCAGTCGGCACCAGAACGGTGTCGAGCTGGGCCTCCTCCGCGAGGAGGCTCGCGTGGGTCGGCCCCGCGCCGCCGTAGGCGACGAGCGCGAAGTCGCGCGGATCGACGCCCGCAGTGGCGAGGAGCTTGGTGATCTCGGTCGCCATCTTGGCGCTGGCGACGCCGATGGCGGCGGTCGCCGCGCGCACCGCGCGGTCCTCACCGGCCGGGTAGCCGAGCCTGTCGGCGATGCCCTCCAGCGCCTGCCGCGCGGCCGCGACGTCGAGCGTCATCCGTCCGCCGAGGAACGTCGCCGGGTCGATGATGCCGAGCGTGATGTAGCAGTCGGTCATGGTCGGTTGCGTGCCGCCGCGGCCGTAGGACACCGGGCCCGGATCGGCACCCGCCGACAGCGGTCCCACCTTGAGGAGCCCCTGCGCGTCCACCCACACGATGGACCCGCCGCCCGCACCGATCGCGCCGACGTTGACGACCGGCATCATCAGCGGGAAATCGCCGACGAAGGTGGTCGTCGTGAACTCGGGCACCCCCGTCTGGCAGACCGCGATGTCGGCCGAGGTGCCACCCATGTCGAAGGTGACGAGTTGCAGCCGCTCCGCCGCGCCGCCCACCTTGGTGGAGGCGACGACGCCGGACGCCGGTCCCGACAGCACCGTGTCGATGGGCCGGTCGCGCGCGGTCTTGAGGCTCAGCGTCCCGCCGTTGTTGGCGGTGATGTAGATCGGCGCGGTCACGCCGTGCTTCTCGACCCGCGCTTCCAGGCGGTCGAAGTAGTCCGTCATCAGCGGGTGGATGTAGGCGTTCAGGCCGGCCACCAGCCCGCGCTCGTACTCGCGCACCTCCGGCCAGATGACACCGGACGAGGTGACCAGCACGTCGCCGAGGCGCGCGCTCAGCGCGTCGGCGAGCTCCGTCTCGAGCGATGCGTCGCGGTAGGCGTTGAGGAGGACGATGGCGACGGCATCGACGTCCGCGGCGCGCAGCGTCCCGGCCAGCGCATCCACCTCGGCCATGTCGAGCGGGGTGATGAGGCTGCCGTCCGAGCGCATCCGCGCCGACACCTCGAACACGAGGTCGCGCGGCACCAGCGGCATCTCGCGCGGGACGGTGAAGTCATAGGAACTCGGCAGGCGCAGCCGCGCGATCTCGAGGAGGTCGCGATTGCCTCTGGAGACGACCAGCGCCATCCGCGCGCCGCGCCGCTGGATGATCGCGTTGAGCCCGATGGTGGTGCCGTGGACGATCAGCTCGACGTCGCCGGGCGCGATGCCGTGCGCCCTGAACAGCGCATCGAGGCCGCGTTCGACCGCGAGGGAGGGATCGTCCGGGACGCTCGGCTCCTTGTAGAAGGCCAGCGTCGCGCGGGTCCGGTTGGCGAGAACGAAGTCAGTGAACGTACCGCCGACGTCGATGC
The window above is part of the Acuticoccus sediminis genome. Proteins encoded here:
- a CDS encoding Gfo/Idh/MocA family protein, whose amino-acid sequence is MPAATQLAIVGLGRWGKVLVDSVQNKSETVRFVAAVSRDPARIAADAAERGLTTYDNLDAALADPAVEGIVLASPHSLHAEQIATCVAAGKPVLVEKPFTLTRATAAEALGKAADAGVLVTSAHNRRFLTPITRLKAMLDAGELGTLLHLETNFSSNVVGRYSADHWRVAPGESPAGGLAGSGIHHIDGIIFLAGPISEVFAVSCQRVHEVPLDDTTVVTMRLASGATASLLMITATTPTFRIVAYGTKGKAEINGDAAKRGTETMVVTALDGTETRHEFEAFDIERAEVEAFAASIRDGAPAQVPAADILNGIAAFEAVPRSAETGQPIKL
- a CDS encoding ribonuclease activity regulator RraA — encoded protein: MHALSDDVRRKLMGVSVPAVVSLLWRNGYKNTMLFGPRPVNPNTNRFVGTAFTVRTIPVREDFVDAQNRGDRPNLQAQAVAEIGPGEVLVVAMDGETRTAFMGDIMSTHLAVKGVAAVVTDGSVSDAAMIATIPLPVIAGGNAATTYLSHRYVTDLNVPVGLAGVAVCPGDVLMGDANGVVVIPADMAETIADLAVERELLEEFVLARVKDGAPLIGTYPPNEETLAAFEAWRKAEGR
- a CDS encoding C-terminal binding protein; protein product: MTRIAIIDPQFDGTPDIELDEAGADTEFTILRPGYDPVSPADLDGADAVVNCRSRHYIPADLVAGMTTVKVVVQAGVGFNHIDLDACAARGIPVCNTPDYGTMEVADHAIGLMLALSRGIPTYAERLWTRDDAWGTHALPLPPVRRLSIRTFGVIGMGRIGTAAALRAKAFGMTVAFYDPFLPAGTELSFGFTRAATLEDLLAQADIVSVHCPLTPQTAQIIDDDAIAAMKPGAVLINTSRGGTVDLDAIERGLRSGKLNAAALDVLPREPLDRSHPLIAAWGAREGWLDGRLIITPHAAFYSPEGLADMRRLSTRAVMGYLTEGRLRSCVNLRELERHGHRFDA
- a CDS encoding 2-aminoethylphosphonate--pyruvate transaminase — encoded protein: MEETKKTYLLTPGPLTVPAEIKAEMLRDHSPNAATHMAMTSAIRAYCLEICNGTDTHACVPIQGSATYGVEAGLHTLVPRETSRILVVENGFYGQRLAEIATGARFSVSVLSLPMLPLPTEADIEAALEADPAITHIMICHAETGTGVLNPVAMVADVARRHGKELMIDAVASFGGFPIDAAALDALAIFISPNKCLESVPGVALVVARRDALEASAGRSPAVVLDLHAQWRFMEEKGAWRWTPPTHVVAALAKGCERHRAEGLEARAARYRANWRRLVDGLRQRGFETLLPDEIAAPIIATFKDPADPAYDFRSFYAAMEKRGFIIFPGRLTAAGTFRIGVMGDLDESDMTLVLAAIDESLAEIGVATEPA
- a CDS encoding hydantoinase B/oxoprolinase family protein encodes the protein MRLDPVLVEIMSHKVTAIAEEMAIALQRTARTTYVKEAGDYGTALANPEGHFFAYPKVMGVSGFLDSHVGPTLAHVKDLRPGDVVITNHAYLSEGLATHMPDLHLIRPIFHEGEIVCHAWDFIHSADIGGGVPSSISPRFSDNFQEGLQIPPLKLVKEGVMNEDVLALYRANCRTPDVNLGDIKAMLSALLVGERRVRQLIALHGVETFLDAQADLAEVAATKALAVQKMIPDGSYTFWDLMDDDYNSRVPIRVRCTLTADAGRIHLDFTGSDPQVLSAYNIPTGGHRHPWLTLKLMHFIFSNDKTIPLNHGIFENITVEAPRGSVMNPTPGAAVGIRSATAIRLNEALVGAMSAARPGVMPAASGGIMIPAVLVEQDARTGDRHVMVLQSLVGGTGARDGADGVDGRDSSLANQRNTPMEKTEEEAEAIITDYALRADSGGAGRWRGGTGVVFQVKIARAGSAVLGRGMERFVFRPWGMAGGQPGEKARVVLNLGTPGERDLGKLDIFHPEPGDTVTIMTPGGGGYGDPLERPAGTVLSDVRLGYVSVAAALRDYGVVIADGVLDAAATEAERAGRRTNAPPPAFALGPERGAWDALFDDATMCEMNALFMALAPGHRPLRRRALFEAVVPRLADVGPVPMEEVIGDIAAARVRLDEEMTRLRADVAAQAA
- a CDS encoding hydantoinase/oxoprolinase family protein, whose amino-acid sequence is MSDASYRIGIDVGGTFTDFVLANRTRATLAFYKEPSVPDDPSLAVERGLDALFRAHGIAPGDVELIVHGTTIGLNAIIQRRGARMALVVSRGNRDLLEIARLRLPSSYDFTVPREMPLVPRDLVFEVSARMRSDGSLITPLDMAEVDALAGTLRAADVDAVAIVLLNAYRDASLETELADALSARLGDVLVTSSGVIWPEVREYERGLVAGLNAYIHPLMTDYFDRLEARVEKHGVTAPIYITANNGGTLSLKTARDRPIDTVLSGPASGVVASTKVGGAAERLQLVTFDMGGTSADIAVCQTGVPEFTTTTFVGDFPLMMPVVNVGAIGAGGGSIVWVDAQGLLKVGPLSAGADPGPVSYGRGGTQPTMTDCYITLGIIDPATFLGGRMTLDVAAARQALEGIADRLGYPAGEDRAVRAATAAIGVASAKMATEITKLLATAGVDPRDFALVAYGGAGPTHASLLAEEAQLDTVLVPTAPGTFCALGAILADVRRDYVRTARHTIGAVMPGRSGWATIESLIEALEAEARDWLSREGRLVGEADVSVSFNLRYGGQAYEIEIIVPPAERDTIDEAGIVARFHAEHDRLYGFREDETPIETATVRLGVIGRVAPVALPEPDATAPAPRGHRPLWHRGEVVGAAVYQRADVGRGAVVPGPAIIEQLDTTTLILPGWRAVADRLGTLHLSREAAQ